In Arthrobacter sp. StoSoilB5, one genomic interval encodes:
- a CDS encoding DUF6766 family protein: MRQWIKDHGLLLANVGLFVAFLAGMMISGAATYSEEQQTHGGQPVGILGYLGTGNFVEAVFENWESEFLQMAMYVVLTVFLFQKGSSESKPVGKPAPQDEDPREARKSVKTPWPVRRGGWVLKVYEHSLSGLLGLLFLASFTMHAVGGTAAYNEEQLSHGLPEVSTWEYIGSSQFWFESFQNWQSEFLAVAVLVGASVYLRERGSPESKPVAEPHYETGA; this comes from the coding sequence GTGCGTCAATGGATCAAGGACCATGGCTTGCTGCTCGCGAACGTCGGCTTGTTCGTTGCATTCCTGGCCGGGATGATGATTTCCGGGGCAGCCACCTACAGCGAAGAGCAGCAGACCCACGGCGGCCAGCCCGTGGGCATTTTGGGGTATCTGGGCACTGGAAACTTCGTGGAAGCCGTCTTTGAAAACTGGGAGTCGGAATTCCTTCAAATGGCCATGTACGTGGTGCTGACGGTGTTCCTGTTCCAGAAGGGCTCCTCCGAATCCAAGCCTGTGGGGAAGCCTGCTCCGCAGGACGAAGATCCACGGGAAGCCAGGAAGTCCGTCAAGACTCCTTGGCCTGTGCGGCGCGGAGGCTGGGTGCTGAAAGTCTACGAGCACTCACTTTCGGGCCTGTTGGGCCTGCTTTTCCTGGCCTCGTTCACTATGCACGCGGTGGGCGGAACGGCCGCCTATAACGAAGAGCAACTCAGCCATGGCCTGCCCGAAGTATCCACGTGGGAGTACATCGGATCCAGCCAGTTCTGGTTCGAATCCTTCCAGAATTGGCAGAGCGAATTTCTTGCCGTGGCTGTGCTGGTAGGCGCATCCGTGTACCTCCGGGAACGTGGCTCGCCGGAGTCCAAACCCGTAGCCGAGCCACATTATGAGACAGGCGCATAA
- a CDS encoding Ku protein, with translation MRAIWKGSIAFGLVNVPVKLYSATEDHDIGLHQVHNKDGGRIRYQRKCEICGDVVAYEDIDKAYEEEGRTVVLTAADIKSLPEENSREIEVVEFIPAEQLDPIMYERSYFLEPDSKSPKAYMLLRQTLEDTDRIAIVQYALRQKTRLGALRVRGDVLLLQALLWGDEVREAKFPSLETDIKISDKELEMSSALVDSMAHDFDPEEYTDDYQVQLRTLIEAKLEKGEALDTEATFGVTEGEGEGGDVIDLMEALKRSLDKKRGKEKAADDDAAASKAATKPKTRAKKKA, from the coding sequence ATGAGGGCCATCTGGAAGGGATCTATCGCGTTCGGTCTGGTCAACGTACCAGTGAAGCTTTACAGCGCCACGGAGGACCACGATATTGGCCTTCATCAAGTCCACAATAAGGACGGCGGGCGCATTCGGTACCAGCGGAAGTGCGAAATCTGCGGCGACGTTGTGGCTTATGAGGATATCGACAAGGCCTACGAAGAAGAAGGCCGCACGGTGGTTCTCACGGCGGCCGATATAAAGTCCTTGCCGGAGGAGAACAGCCGCGAAATCGAGGTAGTGGAATTTATCCCTGCCGAGCAGCTGGACCCGATCATGTACGAGCGCAGCTATTTCCTGGAGCCGGATTCCAAGTCGCCCAAGGCCTATATGTTGCTGCGCCAGACGCTGGAGGACACGGACAGGATCGCGATCGTCCAGTACGCCCTGCGGCAGAAAACCCGGCTCGGCGCCCTGCGCGTACGCGGGGACGTATTGCTGCTGCAAGCCCTCCTCTGGGGCGACGAAGTGCGCGAAGCTAAATTTCCCTCCCTCGAGACGGACATCAAGATTTCCGACAAAGAACTCGAAATGTCCTCCGCGTTGGTGGATTCCATGGCCCACGACTTCGACCCCGAGGAATACACCGACGACTACCAGGTACAGCTCCGCACGTTGATCGAGGCCAAGCTGGAGAAGGGCGAGGCACTGGATACGGAAGCCACGTTCGGTGTCACGGAGGGCGAAGGCGAGGGCGGCGACGTCATCGACCTCATGGAGGCGCTGAAGCGCAGCCTGGACAAGAAACGAGGCAAGGAAAAAGCGGCCGACGACGACGCTGCCGCCAGCAAAGCTGCCACCAAGCCAAAGACGCGGGCCAAGAAAAAGGCTTGA
- a CDS encoding aminotransferase class V-fold PLP-dependent enzyme, which translates to MADWSLTPSKVHLNHGSYGSVPRAAQAKQLSLKAHMDQNPCPWFMSQFELVATARTEIAEFLNVTAQDTALVHNASAGVSTVYNSLSFEPGAEIVTTNHAYGAVLQGAERVARRNGGRVRIADIPLDADAGTACSLVMGEVTSNTALIVVDQITSATARAFPVEAIAQAASRLGVPVLVDAAHAPGVMKFPVPDFEGFWVGNLHKFACAPRGTAALVARGPAAKMLEPLIDSWGFPYDFPENFDHVGTQDVTAWMAARTAFDTIEERYGWATFRSYARELCDYGQTLIAGAFADVTGEDPTVKVGMPVGPLRLVRLPKGLATTHEDSHAVRAHISDRLDIETAVTTFNGEGFLRLSAHLYNSPKDYETFAERAVPELVRLARSR; encoded by the coding sequence ATGGCCGACTGGAGCCTCACGCCGTCCAAGGTCCACCTCAACCACGGGTCCTACGGCTCCGTCCCCCGCGCAGCCCAGGCCAAGCAGCTCAGCCTCAAGGCACACATGGACCAGAATCCGTGCCCGTGGTTTATGAGTCAGTTCGAACTGGTGGCCACGGCGAGGACAGAGATCGCAGAGTTCCTCAACGTCACGGCTCAGGACACCGCCCTCGTGCACAATGCCAGCGCTGGCGTCAGCACCGTATACAACTCGCTGAGCTTCGAGCCCGGCGCCGAAATTGTGACCACAAACCACGCTTATGGTGCGGTGTTGCAGGGCGCAGAGCGCGTTGCCCGCAGGAACGGTGGCCGGGTGAGGATCGCCGATATACCTCTCGACGCGGACGCCGGGACCGCCTGTTCCCTTGTCATGGGCGAGGTCACCAGCAATACAGCCCTCATCGTGGTCGACCAGATCACGTCCGCCACGGCCCGGGCCTTCCCCGTCGAGGCGATCGCCCAAGCAGCTTCCCGCCTTGGGGTGCCGGTCCTGGTGGACGCAGCCCACGCACCGGGCGTGATGAAGTTCCCCGTACCGGACTTCGAGGGGTTCTGGGTAGGAAATCTCCACAAGTTCGCCTGCGCGCCGCGGGGAACAGCGGCGCTCGTAGCACGCGGCCCAGCGGCGAAGATGCTGGAACCCCTGATCGATTCGTGGGGCTTCCCCTACGACTTCCCGGAGAATTTCGACCATGTCGGAACGCAGGACGTGACCGCGTGGATGGCCGCCCGCACCGCGTTCGACACCATCGAGGAGCGTTACGGCTGGGCAACCTTCCGCAGCTACGCCCGTGAACTGTGCGACTACGGACAGACCCTGATTGCCGGCGCCTTTGCCGACGTCACCGGCGAGGATCCTACGGTCAAGGTCGGCATGCCGGTGGGTCCCTTGCGCCTGGTCCGGCTGCCGAAAGGCCTCGCCACCACACACGAGGATTCGCATGCCGTCCGTGCCCACATTTCCGATCGGCTGGATATCGAAACGGCCGTCACCACCTTCAACGGCGAGGGCTTCCTGCGGCTCTCGGCACACCTGTACAACTCGCCCAAGGACTACGAAACCTTTGCGGAAAGGGCGGTCCCGGAGCTCGTCCGGCTCGCCCGCTCCCGCTAA
- a CDS encoding FCD domain-containing protein, producing the protein MGAVETAMQGLRNKIASGELAAGQKCPPEAELAAQLGVSRSSLREAVRAMSALGVMESRHGSGTYVSSLEPTVILQNFALLVDLLPLDGLLELFEIRRLMESHAAATAAANATPEVLAKLKALVETMEATDSPAEYSELDSRFHEEICRASGNSTLAALVRLFRSRGGHFHIFDGKVGAQVREGSTAGHSAIVDAIARRDPTLAATATAAHIAQTESWLKKLRPAPRLQD; encoded by the coding sequence TTGGGTGCTGTCGAAACGGCCATGCAGGGCCTAAGAAACAAGATTGCCTCTGGCGAACTCGCGGCTGGGCAGAAATGCCCGCCGGAAGCCGAGTTGGCCGCCCAGCTTGGTGTATCGCGGAGCTCCCTTCGGGAGGCTGTGCGGGCGATGTCTGCCTTGGGCGTAATGGAGTCACGGCATGGCTCGGGAACTTATGTGTCTTCCCTGGAGCCGACGGTTATTCTCCAGAATTTTGCCCTCTTGGTGGACCTGCTTCCGCTGGACGGCCTGCTGGAACTCTTCGAGATCCGAAGGTTGATGGAATCACACGCTGCAGCTACCGCCGCGGCGAATGCCACGCCGGAGGTCCTGGCCAAGCTGAAGGCGCTCGTTGAAACCATGGAGGCTACGGATAGCCCTGCCGAATATTCCGAACTTGATTCACGCTTTCATGAAGAAATCTGCCGCGCGAGCGGCAATTCGACTCTCGCGGCACTTGTCCGCCTGTTCCGTTCCCGCGGTGGACACTTCCATATCTTCGACGGCAAGGTGGGAGCCCAAGTCCGGGAAGGCAGCACGGCCGGGCACAGCGCAATCGTGGACGCGATAGCCCGTAGGGACCCTACGTTGGCAGCCACCGCGACGGCCGCGCATATTGCCCAGACTGAGTCCTGGCTCAAGAAGTTGCGGCCTGCCCCGAGGTTGCAGGATTAG
- a CDS encoding HPr family phosphocarrier protein, which translates to MPERTATIASRVGLHARPAAIFAEAAGDLDLEVTIAREGEPADDAMDAASILSLMSLGASHGDVVVLRAEGEGAEAALDSLVKILETDHDAE; encoded by the coding sequence ATGCCTGAACGTACCGCCACCATCGCAAGCCGCGTCGGCCTCCACGCACGCCCGGCAGCCATCTTCGCTGAAGCCGCCGGCGACCTTGACCTCGAGGTCACGATTGCCCGTGAAGGCGAGCCGGCCGATGACGCCATGGATGCAGCAAGCATCCTGTCCCTCATGAGCCTGGGTGCCTCCCACGGTGACGTCGTAGTGCTGCGCGCCGAAGGCGAGGGCGCAGAAGCGGCCCTGGACAGCCTGGTAAAGATCCTCGAAACAGACCACGACGCCGAGTAG
- a CDS encoding DUF6328 family protein, whose translation MVEPEQVPRTGRNESVEERMDRNWMELIQELRVLQTGVQILGGFLLTLPFQARFAHLDDWQRGLYLFNVMAAALTTALILLPVSVHRRLFRRGLKATLVSSADAIAKWALAGVAILIVGSATLVFDVTAGRIAAVIAGSLIILVLLVLVVAMPLWLQRRALQNGNGNRETGTEQNAASN comes from the coding sequence ATGGTAGAGCCGGAACAGGTTCCCAGGACCGGCAGGAACGAATCCGTTGAAGAACGGATGGACCGCAACTGGATGGAGTTGATCCAGGAACTGCGGGTGCTCCAGACCGGTGTACAGATCCTGGGCGGATTCCTGCTGACGCTGCCTTTCCAAGCGCGCTTTGCGCACCTGGACGACTGGCAACGCGGCCTCTACCTCTTCAACGTCATGGCAGCAGCCCTCACCACCGCCTTGATCCTGCTTCCGGTCAGCGTGCACCGGAGACTGTTCCGCAGGGGGCTCAAGGCGACACTCGTCTCCAGCGCCGATGCCATTGCCAAATGGGCATTGGCCGGTGTAGCCATCTTGATCGTGGGCTCAGCCACCTTGGTCTTCGATGTCACAGCTGGCCGGATTGCTGCGGTGATTGCAGGCAGCCTCATCATCCTCGTCCTGCTGGTGCTGGTTGTGGCAATGCCTCTGTGGCTGCAACGGCGCGCGCTGCAAAACGGCAACGGCAACAGGGAAACGGGCACTGAGCAAAATGCTGCGAGCAACTAA
- a CDS encoding carbohydrate ABC transporter permease, translating to MINQQSFIGRVGKFVFLGACLVATVFPLYWIILTSLKEPGAIYSLPLDYWPRQLSFENYVGLFTKSDFGQYMLNSLVVALVASTVATLISLLSAYVLARFHFAGRGAVLGAFLITQMIPGFIALGPLYLMMTNMGLVDSKTGLILIYIAICIPFCTIMLRGFFENVPDALEEAAMIDGCSRLGALFRVLVPVMLPGVAASFVFNFVNCWNELFLSVTLMNSDSNKTIPTALAGFISSFNIDWGSMSAAAVLTVVPTLAIFAFASKFIVQGLTAGSVKG from the coding sequence ATGATCAATCAGCAGAGCTTCATAGGGCGTGTGGGTAAATTCGTCTTCCTGGGAGCGTGCCTCGTCGCCACGGTTTTCCCGCTGTACTGGATCATCCTGACGTCTTTGAAGGAACCCGGCGCCATTTACTCGCTGCCGTTGGACTATTGGCCCCGGCAGCTCTCCTTCGAAAACTACGTCGGGCTTTTCACCAAGTCGGATTTCGGCCAGTACATGCTCAACAGCTTGGTAGTTGCCCTGGTAGCTTCGACGGTGGCCACTCTGATCTCCTTGCTCTCGGCGTATGTCCTGGCTCGGTTCCACTTTGCAGGTCGCGGCGCGGTGTTGGGGGCCTTCCTGATCACCCAGATGATTCCAGGCTTCATTGCCTTGGGGCCGCTGTATCTGATGATGACCAATATGGGCCTTGTAGATTCCAAGACCGGGCTGATCCTCATTTACATCGCGATCTGCATTCCGTTTTGCACAATCATGCTCCGGGGTTTCTTCGAGAACGTTCCTGACGCTTTGGAAGAGGCCGCGATGATCGATGGCTGTTCGCGGCTGGGTGCGTTGTTCAGGGTTTTGGTTCCAGTGATGCTGCCCGGCGTGGCGGCAAGCTTCGTCTTCAACTTTGTTAACTGCTGGAATGAGCTTTTCTTATCGGTGACCTTGATGAACAGCGATAGTAACAAGACGATTCCGACGGCGTTGGCCGGGTTCATCTCGAGCTTCAACATTGACTGGGGGTCGATGTCCGCCGCGGCGGTCCTGACGGTCGTTCCAACGCTGGCAATCTTTGCCTTTGCAAGCAAGTTCATTGTCCAAGGACTAACGGCCGGGTCAGTCAAGGGCTGA
- a CDS encoding sugar ABC transporter permease has translation MSLDTKLPSKKADAGSVAGTGSQPKKRFNPRTAFTLLIFLAPAAVFVGIFTYYPMIAGSQMAFRNWNLNDLSDTSWVGFGNFTSLLETPEFWGIVRNTVVWVVGSLVPQVVIGFAVALFLKRKFRMRGAYQAMIFFPWAVSGFLIGMLFRWMFNAEFGVVNDLLMKAGIINSPIPWLSDPGFAMTAIIIANIWYGVTFFAIMILAALQSVSDEMYEAAALDGAGKVRTFLNITLPSIATTLALTILLRVIWIFNFPDIIFAMTGGGPADQTHIITTYMIKITQEGDYGKASALGLIVVLTLALFAVFYLMAVRPRKEAR, from the coding sequence GTGAGCCTCGATACCAAGCTCCCCTCGAAGAAGGCCGATGCCGGGTCCGTGGCGGGCACCGGCTCTCAGCCCAAGAAGCGCTTCAATCCCAGGACAGCCTTCACTCTGCTGATCTTCCTGGCCCCGGCTGCAGTGTTCGTCGGCATCTTCACCTACTACCCGATGATCGCAGGCAGCCAGATGGCGTTCCGCAACTGGAACCTGAACGATCTTTCCGACACCTCGTGGGTAGGGTTTGGCAATTTCACAAGCCTGCTCGAAACGCCGGAATTCTGGGGGATCGTCCGAAACACGGTGGTGTGGGTGGTTGGTTCCTTGGTGCCGCAGGTGGTCATTGGCTTTGCCGTGGCGTTATTCCTGAAGCGAAAGTTCAGGATGCGCGGGGCTTACCAGGCCATGATTTTCTTCCCCTGGGCAGTGTCCGGATTCCTGATCGGCATGCTGTTCCGGTGGATGTTCAACGCGGAATTTGGCGTGGTCAACGACTTGCTGATGAAGGCGGGGATCATTAACTCGCCCATCCCGTGGCTCTCGGACCCCGGATTCGCGATGACCGCCATCATCATTGCCAACATCTGGTACGGCGTCACGTTCTTCGCCATCATGATCCTCGCCGCACTGCAGTCCGTCTCCGACGAAATGTACGAGGCCGCAGCGCTGGACGGAGCCGGGAAGGTACGCACGTTCCTCAACATCACGCTGCCGAGCATCGCTACCACGTTGGCTTTGACCATCCTGCTGAGGGTGATCTGGATCTTCAATTTCCCGGACATCATCTTCGCCATGACAGGCGGCGGTCCGGCTGACCAGACGCACATCATCACAACGTACATGATCAAAATTACCCAGGAGGGGGACTACGGGAAGGCTTCCGCCCTGGGGCTGATCGTCGTCCTCACGCTTGCCCTCTTCGCCGTCTTTTACCTCATGGCCGTCCGTCCTCGAAAGGAAGCCCGATGA
- a CDS encoding DNA topoisomerase IB — protein MDAAGRSQYIYHPRWRERKDTEKFQRAAELGSAFPSVRRAVTVHLKDASSPKQQTLAAAVRLMDLGALRVGSESYMRQNGSYGLTTLRCRHARVKENAVALKFPGKSGQWWDMSIQDPALAAFLEPLARRPGKDRLLAYKSEGSWVSVDASMINEYLRSIAGAAYTSKDFRTWKGTAAAALSLLKSEGTMTRPQALVKAMKDAAHLLGNTPTVARTSYVDPRIVEAFLSGELQQVNPTEGSVAAFLIGKQS, from the coding sequence GTGGACGCGGCAGGTCGGAGCCAGTACATCTACCACCCCCGGTGGCGGGAACGCAAAGACACCGAGAAGTTCCAGCGGGCGGCAGAGCTGGGCTCGGCTTTTCCCTCGGTCAGGCGTGCCGTCACGGTGCACTTGAAGGACGCGTCTTCGCCTAAGCAGCAAACGCTGGCTGCGGCCGTCAGGCTTATGGACCTCGGCGCTCTCCGCGTGGGTTCTGAAAGCTACATGCGTCAGAACGGCTCCTACGGACTCACCACGCTCAGGTGCAGGCATGCCCGCGTCAAGGAGAACGCGGTTGCCCTGAAGTTCCCTGGCAAGAGCGGGCAGTGGTGGGACATGTCCATTCAGGATCCCGCGCTGGCGGCCTTCCTTGAACCGCTGGCAAGGCGACCAGGCAAGGACCGCTTGCTGGCCTACAAATCCGAAGGTTCCTGGGTTTCCGTGGATGCTTCCATGATCAACGAGTATCTGCGGAGCATCGCCGGAGCAGCGTACACGTCCAAGGACTTCCGGACCTGGAAGGGGACCGCGGCCGCAGCCTTATCCCTCTTGAAATCCGAAGGCACAATGACACGCCCCCAGGCTTTGGTGAAGGCCATGAAGGACGCAGCCCACCTGCTGGGCAACACTCCCACAGTGGCGCGTACCTCGTATGTCGACCCCAGGATCGTGGAGGCATTTCTGTCGGGAGAGTTGCAGCAGGTAAATCCGACCGAGGGCTCGGTCGCTGCGTTCCTGATCGGGAAGCAGAGCTAG
- a CDS encoding DNA starvation/stationary phase protection protein, with amino-acid sequence MKASQQLADNLQIVLTDLIELQLQGKQAHWNIVGPNFRDLHLQLDELVAATRKFADDTAERMRALHALPDGRSGTISAGTRLEEFPGGLVNTKNAVKLVTDRVERTVQTMRDVHDEVDEEDPTTADLLHEFIARLEQLVWMINAEIMSAGAAVTDPDEA; translated from the coding sequence ATGAAAGCGTCACAGCAGCTTGCAGACAACCTTCAAATCGTCCTGACAGACCTGATTGAGCTACAACTCCAGGGAAAGCAGGCGCACTGGAACATTGTTGGTCCGAACTTCCGGGACCTCCACCTCCAGCTGGACGAACTCGTGGCCGCCACCCGGAAATTCGCGGATGACACAGCCGAGCGGATGAGGGCACTTCACGCCCTGCCGGACGGCCGCAGCGGGACAATCTCGGCCGGAACACGCCTTGAAGAATTCCCCGGCGGGCTGGTCAACACCAAGAATGCCGTCAAGCTGGTCACGGACCGTGTGGAGCGCACCGTCCAGACCATGCGGGACGTCCATGACGAGGTGGACGAAGAAGACCCCACCACGGCGGACCTCCTTCACGAGTTCATCGCCCGGCTGGAGCAGCTCGTCTGGATGATCAACGCCGAGATCATGAGTGCCGGAGCCGCCGTCACGGATCCCGACGAAGCCTAG
- a CDS encoding sugar ABC transporter substrate-binding protein, with the protein MKSRFIMSAAAGLAAVLALAGCGGAEPAKDGKVTLKMVESLTNPTRTDTLKKLISGFEQANPNIKVDLISPPTDQADQKIQQMLQSGKGIDVVEARDITVGSFGANEWLYDMSADLKGWEGWDNLTDNAVTYSKQNGKTYYIPYGFYGLSLFYRSDVVKEAGFSGPPASWSEMLEQASAINKPAENKFGYAFRGGTNANSNAVAIIEAYVADEIDKENAFKLTSGKTIFSSPKAQEAMDLYIDLFKKGSPPSSVAWGYPEMVQGFSNGSTSFLLQDPEVIATVRESKSIKEDQWNVAPLLIGPSGKAIQPVASAGWGIAAASTSKPEAVKLIKYLAQGDAATTFSKDNSLVPTLKSAAQDSFYSTGPWAAYVKMTENPETYVSAVQPRSVSWWSEWIKKSDGELQRVLTGKMSTSELLASWDTYWSQKWAG; encoded by the coding sequence GTGAAATCAAGATTCATCATGTCTGCCGCAGCCGGTCTCGCGGCCGTCCTTGCGCTTGCCGGATGTGGCGGCGCCGAGCCCGCCAAAGACGGAAAAGTCACGCTGAAAATGGTGGAGAGCCTCACCAATCCGACACGGACAGACACGTTGAAGAAGCTCATTTCCGGCTTCGAGCAAGCGAACCCGAACATCAAAGTTGACCTCATCTCTCCGCCAACTGATCAAGCAGACCAGAAGATCCAGCAGATGCTCCAGTCCGGCAAGGGAATCGACGTCGTCGAGGCCCGCGACATCACCGTGGGATCGTTCGGTGCCAACGAGTGGCTGTATGACATGTCGGCCGACCTCAAAGGCTGGGAGGGCTGGGACAACCTGACGGACAACGCCGTCACGTATTCGAAGCAGAACGGCAAGACGTACTACATTCCTTACGGCTTCTACGGGCTTTCGCTGTTCTACCGTTCCGACGTGGTCAAAGAGGCCGGCTTCTCCGGGCCACCTGCCAGCTGGTCCGAGATGCTGGAGCAAGCGTCGGCCATCAACAAGCCGGCAGAGAACAAGTTCGGCTACGCATTCCGCGGGGGCACCAACGCCAACTCCAACGCCGTCGCCATCATCGAGGCCTACGTGGCTGACGAGATCGACAAGGAAAACGCCTTCAAGCTGACCAGCGGCAAGACGATCTTCTCCTCGCCCAAAGCGCAAGAGGCCATGGATCTCTACATTGATCTCTTCAAGAAGGGTTCGCCGCCATCCTCAGTCGCCTGGGGTTACCCGGAAATGGTGCAGGGCTTCAGCAACGGCTCTACCTCGTTCCTGCTCCAGGACCCTGAGGTCATCGCTACCGTGCGGGAATCCAAGTCCATCAAGGAGGACCAGTGGAACGTGGCTCCGCTGTTGATAGGACCGAGCGGGAAAGCCATTCAACCCGTGGCATCTGCCGGCTGGGGAATTGCCGCCGCATCCACATCCAAGCCCGAGGCCGTGAAACTCATCAAGTACCTCGCACAAGGCGACGCTGCAACCACGTTCAGCAAGGACAACAGCCTGGTGCCGACCTTGAAGTCCGCCGCCCAGGACAGTTTCTACAGCACCGGTCCTTGGGCCGCCTACGTCAAGATGACGGAAAATCCGGAGACCTATGTCTCCGCTGTCCAGCCGCGAAGCGTGTCCTGGTGGAGCGAATGGATCAAGAAGTCCGACGGTGAACTCCAGCGCGTCCTGACCGGGAAGATGTCCACGAGCGAGTTGCTGGCCAGCTGGGACACTTACTGGTCTCAAAAGTGGGCAGGCTAG
- a CDS encoding Rho termination factor N-terminal domain-containing protein: MPGKKNSSLKDPKLYEELRDDGASKEKAARISNAAAKQGRKEVGRKGGKSGDYDDWTVDKLKSRAKELGIKGYSGKKKSEIISMLRNH; the protein is encoded by the coding sequence ATGCCTGGAAAGAAGAATTCAAGTTTGAAGGACCCGAAGCTTTATGAAGAGCTCCGGGATGATGGCGCCTCCAAGGAAAAAGCGGCCCGCATTTCAAATGCTGCTGCCAAGCAGGGGCGCAAGGAAGTAGGGCGCAAGGGGGGCAAGTCCGGCGACTACGACGATTGGACAGTGGACAAACTGAAGTCCCGCGCCAAGGAACTCGGAATCAAGGGCTACTCCGGCAAGAAGAAGTCCGAGATCATTTCAATGCTGCGGAACCACTAG